One genomic window of Chloroflexota bacterium includes the following:
- a CDS encoding ABC transporter substrate-binding protein, translated as MELRTQTPSAADAEAVTPLKIGLLMSLGEGVSDRDLVRRRSFELAIKHINAAGGVFGRPVEVAIADSTLDPEVAVKEARCLVEVEGVHAIVGPGTSANTLPVAESVAGPVGIPFISPSATSPLVTSVVDNDFLFRVALSDTAQGPVLARVTRERGFTNVGVIYRDDAWGQGLAAAFAAAWEGEATVVAVDPNQASFLPALRRTARAGAQALVVITFGDEGIIIVREAIAHGLYDQFTFGDSLKSPRVVEEIGGEHLGGMYGTAGTSDPASVSKAAWEEAYAAEYGAATEYGYVKETYDATIALAFAAQAAGSVDGAAIRDRLRAIGSGPGVVVTAGVESIAAGLQVLAEGGDIDYDGAATTLDWDENGDLQRGHIGIWRFTADEGIEEVEVVPFEAPAQK; from the coding sequence GTGGAACTTCGTACCCAGACACCATCCGCGGCAGACGCGGAGGCTGTTACTCCTTTGAAGATCGGATTGCTGATGAGCCTCGGGGAAGGAGTGTCCGACCGGGACTTGGTACGGCGACGGTCTTTCGAATTAGCCATCAAGCACATAAACGCCGCCGGTGGGGTGTTTGGCCGCCCGGTGGAGGTGGCGATTGCGGATTCCACCCTCGATCCGGAAGTCGCGGTTAAGGAGGCGCGGTGCTTGGTGGAGGTTGAGGGCGTCCACGCGATAGTCGGCCCCGGCACCAGCGCGAACACGCTCCCGGTGGCGGAGAGCGTTGCCGGACCGGTGGGCATTCCGTTCATCAGCCCCTCTGCCACCTCTCCTCTCGTGACGTCGGTGGTGGACAACGATTTTCTCTTCCGCGTGGCTCTTTCCGATACGGCCCAAGGCCCCGTGCTGGCACGCGTCACGCGGGAACGCGGCTTCACCAACGTTGGTGTCATCTACCGCGATGACGCCTGGGGGCAGGGGTTGGCGGCTGCTTTTGCCGCCGCCTGGGAGGGGGAGGCCACGGTAGTTGCGGTTGACCCTAACCAGGCTTCTTTTCTCCCCGCGCTGCGTCGGACCGCCAGGGCGGGCGCGCAGGCGCTCGTCGTCATCACCTTTGGGGATGAGGGCATAATCATCGTCCGGGAGGCAATCGCGCATGGCCTCTACGACCAGTTCACTTTCGGCGACTCCCTGAAGAGCCCCAGAGTGGTGGAGGAGATCGGCGGCGAACACCTCGGCGGCATGTACGGCACGGCAGGCACGTCCGACCCCGCGAGCGTCTCCAAGGCGGCGTGGGAGGAGGCATACGCCGCCGAGTATGGGGCGGCGACAGAATATGGTTACGTTAAGGAGACGTACGACGCCACCATTGCCCTGGCGTTCGCGGCTCAGGCTGCCGGCAGCGTGGATGGCGCCGCCATTCGCGACCGGTTGCGCGCCATCGGCAGCGGGCCGGGTGTGGTTGTGACTGCCGGAGTGGAGAGTATTGCCGCCGGGCTGCAGGTGTTGGCGGAAGGCGGGGACATCGACTATGATGGCGCGGCAACGACGCTGGACTGGGACGAAAACGGGGATTTGCAGCGGGGTCACATTGGCATCTGGCGCTTTACGGCAGACGAGGGAATTGAGGAAGTAGAAGTAGTGCCTTTTGAAGCGCCTGCGCAGAAGTAA